A single window of Balaenoptera ricei isolate mBalRic1 chromosome 15, mBalRic1.hap2, whole genome shotgun sequence DNA harbors:
- the RRN3 gene encoding RNA polymerase I-specific transcription initiation factor RRN3 isoform X2, which yields MAAPLLHTRLPGDAAAAAAAVKTLGASRTGKTVRFGGTVTEVLLKYRKGETNDFELLKNQLSDPEIKDDQIINWLLEFRSSIMYLTKDFEQLINILLRLQWLNRSQTVVEEYLAFLGNLVSAQTVFLRPCLSMIASHFVPPRVVTKEGDIDVSDSDDEDDNLPANFDTCHRALQIIARYVPSTPWFLMPILVEKFPFVRKSERTLECYVHNLLRISVYFPTLRHEILELVIEKLLKLDVNASRQDIEDAEETATQTSSGTDATEGLFNMDEDEETDHETKADPGMLDQMVHPVAERLDILLSLLLSYIKDVCYVDGKIDNNKTKDLYRDLITIFDKLLLPTHASCHVQFFMFYLCSFKLGFAEAFLEHLWKKLQDPNNPAIIRQAAANYIGSFLARAKFVPLITVKSCLDLLVKWLHVYLNNQDSGTKAFCDVALHGPFYSACQAVFYTFVFRHRQLLSGNLKEGLRYLQSLNFERIVMSQLNPLKICLPSVVNFFAAITNKYQLVFCYTLIERNNRQMLPVIRNTAGGDSVQTCTNPLDTFFPFDPCVLKRSKKFIDPLYQVWEDMSAEELQEFKKPIKKEVVEDEEDDFLKGEVGITPSSFDAHFRSPSSSVGSPSVLYLPDQSPMITRICD from the exons ATGGCGGCACCGTTGCTTCACACGCGGTTGCCCGGAGATGCCGCCGCTGCGGCAGCTGCAGTCAAGACGCTGGGCGCGTCGAGGACCGG AAAAACTGTTCGGTTCGGTGGAACTGTGACAGAAGTGTTGCTGAAGTACAGAAAG GGGGAAACAAATGACTTTGAGTTGTTGAAGAACCAGCTGTCAGATCCAGAGATAAAG GATGACCAGATCATTAACTGGCTACTGGAATTCCGTTCCTCCATCATGTACTTGACAAAAGACTTTGAGCAGCTTATTAATATTCTGTTG AGGTTGCAGTGGTTAAATAGAAGTCAGACAGTGGTGGAGGAGTATTTAGCTTTCCTTGGTAATCTTGTATCAGCACAGACTGTCTTCCTTAGACCATGTCTCAGCATGATTGCTTCTCATTTTGTACCTC CCCGAGTGGTCACTAAGGAAGGTGACATAGATGTTTCGGATTCTGATGACGAAGATGATA ATCTTCCTGCAAATTTTGACACATGTCACAGAGCCTTACAAATAATAGCAAGATATGTCCCATC aacacCATGGTTTCTTATGCCGATACTGGTGGAAAAATTTCCGTTTGTTCGAAAATCAGAGAGAACGTTG GAATGTTATGTTCATAACTTACTAAGGATTAGTGTGTATTTTCCGACCTTGAGACATGAAATTCTGGAGCTCGTTATTGAAAAGCTGCTCAAGTTGGAC GTGAATGCATCCCGGCAGGATATTGAAGATGCTGAGGAAACAGCAACTCAGACTAGTAGTGGAACAGATGCCACAGAAGGGCTCTTTAATATG GAcgaagatgaagaaactgaccaTGAAACAAAGGCTGATCCGGGAATGCTTGATCAGATGGTCCATCCTGTAGCTGAACGCCTGGACATCCTGCTGTCTTTACTTTTGTCCTACATTAAGGATGTCTGCTATGTAGATG GTAAGATtgataacaacaaaacaaaggatTTATATCGAGATCTCATAACCATCTTTGACAAACTCCTGTTGCCCACGCATGCCTCTTGCCATGTGCAGTTTTTCATGTTTTACCTCTGTAGCTTTAAATTG GGATTTGCAGAAGCATTTTTGGAACATCTGTGGAAAAAATTGCAGGATCCAAATAATCCTGCTATCATCAGGCAAGCTGCTGCAAATTATATTGGAAGCTTTTTGGCAAGAGCTAAATTTGTTCCTCTTAT tacTGTAAAATCATGCCTAGATCTTTTGGTTAAGTGGCTGCACGTATACCTTAATAACCAGGATTCAGGAACAAAGGCATTTTGTGACGTTGCTCTCCACGGACCATTTTATTCAGCCTGCCAAGCTGTGTTCTACACTTTTGTTTTTAGACACAGGCAGCTTTTAAGTGGAAACCTGAAGGAAG gTTTGAGGTACCTTCAAAGTCTAAATTTTGAACGGATAGTGATGAGTCAGCTAAATCCTCTGAAGATTTGCCTGCCCTCGGTAGTTAACTTTTTTGCTGCAATCACAAA CAAATACCAGCTTGTCTTCTGCTACACCCTCATTGAGAGGAACAACCGCCAGATGCTGCCAGTTATCAGAAACACTGCTGGGGGGGACTCAGTGCAAACCTGCACGAACCCACTTGACACTTTCTTCCCCTTCGATCCTTGTGTACTGAAGAG GTCAAAGAAATTCATTGATCCTCTTTATCAGGTGTGGGAAGACATGAGTGCAGAAGAGCTTCAGGAGTTTAAGAAACccattaaaaag GAGGTGGTGGAAGATGAAGAAGATGATTTTTTGAAAGGTGAAGTTGGGATTACACCGAGCTCCTTTGATGCGCATTTCCGCAGTCCTTCAAGCAGTGTGGGCTCCCCATCTGTCTTATACCTGCCAGATCAGTCCCCCATGATCACAAGGATTTGTGATTGA
- the RRN3 gene encoding RNA polymerase I-specific transcription initiation factor RRN3 isoform X1 encodes MAAPLLHTRLPGDAAAAAAAVKTLGASRTGLSDMLALENDFFNSPPRKTVRFGGTVTEVLLKYRKGETNDFELLKNQLSDPEIKDDQIINWLLEFRSSIMYLTKDFEQLINILLRLQWLNRSQTVVEEYLAFLGNLVSAQTVFLRPCLSMIASHFVPPRVVTKEGDIDVSDSDDEDDNLPANFDTCHRALQIIARYVPSTPWFLMPILVEKFPFVRKSERTLECYVHNLLRISVYFPTLRHEILELVIEKLLKLDVNASRQDIEDAEETATQTSSGTDATEGLFNMDEDEETDHETKADPGMLDQMVHPVAERLDILLSLLLSYIKDVCYVDGKIDNNKTKDLYRDLITIFDKLLLPTHASCHVQFFMFYLCSFKLGFAEAFLEHLWKKLQDPNNPAIIRQAAANYIGSFLARAKFVPLITVKSCLDLLVKWLHVYLNNQDSGTKAFCDVALHGPFYSACQAVFYTFVFRHRQLLSGNLKEGLRYLQSLNFERIVMSQLNPLKICLPSVVNFFAAITNKYQLVFCYTLIERNNRQMLPVIRNTAGGDSVQTCTNPLDTFFPFDPCVLKRSKKFIDPLYQVWEDMSAEELQEFKKPIKKEVVEDEEDDFLKGEVGITPSSFDAHFRSPSSSVGSPSVLYLPDQSPMITRICD; translated from the exons ATGGCGGCACCGTTGCTTCACACGCGGTTGCCCGGAGATGCCGCCGCTGCGGCAGCTGCAGTCAAGACGCTGGGCGCGTCGAGGACCGG GCTTTCAGATATGCTTGCATTAGAAAATGATTTCTTCAATTCTCCCCCAAGAAAAACTGTTCGGTTCGGTGGAACTGTGACAGAAGTGTTGCTGAAGTACAGAAAG GGGGAAACAAATGACTTTGAGTTGTTGAAGAACCAGCTGTCAGATCCAGAGATAAAG GATGACCAGATCATTAACTGGCTACTGGAATTCCGTTCCTCCATCATGTACTTGACAAAAGACTTTGAGCAGCTTATTAATATTCTGTTG AGGTTGCAGTGGTTAAATAGAAGTCAGACAGTGGTGGAGGAGTATTTAGCTTTCCTTGGTAATCTTGTATCAGCACAGACTGTCTTCCTTAGACCATGTCTCAGCATGATTGCTTCTCATTTTGTACCTC CCCGAGTGGTCACTAAGGAAGGTGACATAGATGTTTCGGATTCTGATGACGAAGATGATA ATCTTCCTGCAAATTTTGACACATGTCACAGAGCCTTACAAATAATAGCAAGATATGTCCCATC aacacCATGGTTTCTTATGCCGATACTGGTGGAAAAATTTCCGTTTGTTCGAAAATCAGAGAGAACGTTG GAATGTTATGTTCATAACTTACTAAGGATTAGTGTGTATTTTCCGACCTTGAGACATGAAATTCTGGAGCTCGTTATTGAAAAGCTGCTCAAGTTGGAC GTGAATGCATCCCGGCAGGATATTGAAGATGCTGAGGAAACAGCAACTCAGACTAGTAGTGGAACAGATGCCACAGAAGGGCTCTTTAATATG GAcgaagatgaagaaactgaccaTGAAACAAAGGCTGATCCGGGAATGCTTGATCAGATGGTCCATCCTGTAGCTGAACGCCTGGACATCCTGCTGTCTTTACTTTTGTCCTACATTAAGGATGTCTGCTATGTAGATG GTAAGATtgataacaacaaaacaaaggatTTATATCGAGATCTCATAACCATCTTTGACAAACTCCTGTTGCCCACGCATGCCTCTTGCCATGTGCAGTTTTTCATGTTTTACCTCTGTAGCTTTAAATTG GGATTTGCAGAAGCATTTTTGGAACATCTGTGGAAAAAATTGCAGGATCCAAATAATCCTGCTATCATCAGGCAAGCTGCTGCAAATTATATTGGAAGCTTTTTGGCAAGAGCTAAATTTGTTCCTCTTAT tacTGTAAAATCATGCCTAGATCTTTTGGTTAAGTGGCTGCACGTATACCTTAATAACCAGGATTCAGGAACAAAGGCATTTTGTGACGTTGCTCTCCACGGACCATTTTATTCAGCCTGCCAAGCTGTGTTCTACACTTTTGTTTTTAGACACAGGCAGCTTTTAAGTGGAAACCTGAAGGAAG gTTTGAGGTACCTTCAAAGTCTAAATTTTGAACGGATAGTGATGAGTCAGCTAAATCCTCTGAAGATTTGCCTGCCCTCGGTAGTTAACTTTTTTGCTGCAATCACAAA CAAATACCAGCTTGTCTTCTGCTACACCCTCATTGAGAGGAACAACCGCCAGATGCTGCCAGTTATCAGAAACACTGCTGGGGGGGACTCAGTGCAAACCTGCACGAACCCACTTGACACTTTCTTCCCCTTCGATCCTTGTGTACTGAAGAG GTCAAAGAAATTCATTGATCCTCTTTATCAGGTGTGGGAAGACATGAGTGCAGAAGAGCTTCAGGAGTTTAAGAAACccattaaaaag GAGGTGGTGGAAGATGAAGAAGATGATTTTTTGAAAGGTGAAGTTGGGATTACACCGAGCTCCTTTGATGCGCATTTCCGCAGTCCTTCAAGCAGTGTGGGCTCCCCATCTGTCTTATACCTGCCAGATCAGTCCCCCATGATCACAAGGATTTGTGATTGA